A window of Candidatus Cybelea sp. contains these coding sequences:
- a CDS encoding choice-of-anchor tandem repeat GloVer-containing protein: MKSTHRLTGSALVVLLAGCGGSHTSPGSAALPPLTSSAVARSGTGSEQILYSFTGGNDGGNAATGIALDHAGNLYGTTVVGGKYTCGTVFELAPQASPPWPETVLYNFTCYGDGKNPHGGVTIDRQSRLYGTTVAGGSGYCAGDGCGVAYQLSGQDQSVIHDFGSGNDGFGPGGPIAFDSAGHAYGTTPDGGAYSQGIVYELSSSRRAWHEKILHAFTGGADGGVGSLGPLLVAKDGDIFGVTEEGGADAAGTVFRLSPGSKKSWKLTTLYTFKGAPGAASPYGGLISDASGDLFGTTYYGGTHGDGTVFELARKGKNKYAERVLYNFKGGSDGSSSTSTLLFGASNGLIGTTSAGGGTCDCGTIFEVNAKTGKEQVLHSFGNGGDGQYPYYGLAADASGKLYGTTVAGGAHGQGVVFEFMP, from the coding sequence ATGAAGAGTACGCACCGTCTTACCGGAAGCGCCCTGGTTGTCTTGCTTGCCGGCTGCGGAGGATCGCATACCTCACCCGGCAGCGCGGCGTTGCCCCCGCTGACGTCGAGCGCCGTCGCACGCTCGGGCACGGGGAGCGAGCAGATCCTCTACAGTTTTACCGGAGGAAACGACGGCGGTAACGCCGCGACCGGAATCGCCCTGGATCACGCCGGCAATTTGTATGGTACGACCGTCGTCGGCGGCAAGTACACGTGCGGTACGGTCTTCGAGCTCGCGCCGCAGGCCAGTCCACCGTGGCCCGAGACGGTGCTGTATAACTTCACGTGTTACGGCGATGGAAAGAATCCGCATGGGGGCGTAACGATCGATCGCCAATCGCGCCTCTACGGCACGACCGTCGCCGGCGGGTCGGGCTACTGCGCCGGCGACGGCTGCGGCGTCGCCTATCAACTGAGCGGACAAGACCAAAGCGTGATACACGACTTCGGTTCCGGCAACGACGGCTTTGGCCCCGGGGGACCGATCGCGTTCGACAGCGCCGGCCATGCGTACGGAACGACGCCCGACGGCGGTGCGTATTCGCAGGGCATCGTCTACGAGTTGAGCTCGTCGCGCCGTGCGTGGCACGAAAAGATCTTGCACGCATTTACGGGCGGCGCCGACGGCGGCGTTGGATCGCTCGGCCCGCTGCTTGTCGCTAAAGACGGGGACATTTTCGGGGTGACCGAAGAAGGCGGCGCGGACGCCGCGGGAACGGTCTTCAGGCTCTCGCCGGGATCGAAGAAATCGTGGAAGCTGACGACGCTTTACACGTTTAAAGGAGCGCCCGGCGCCGCATCTCCGTACGGCGGCTTGATTTCCGACGCCTCCGGAGATCTTTTCGGAACGACGTACTACGGCGGGACCCACGGAGACGGGACCGTTTTCGAACTCGCTCGCAAAGGCAAAAACAAGTACGCGGAGCGCGTACTCTACAACTTCAAGGGCGGTAGCGATGGCAGCTCGTCGACGAGCACGCTGCTCTTTGGAGCGTCGAACGGTCTCATCGGGACCACGTCTGCCGGCGGGGGAACCTGCGACTGCGGCACGATCTTCGAAGTCAACGCAAAAACCGGCAAAGAGCAGGTCTTGCACAGTTTCGGCAATGGCGGCGATGGCCAGTATCCGTATTACGGCCTCGCAGCGGACGCAAGCGGCAAACTCTACGGAACGACCGTCGCGGGCGGCGCGCACGGCCAGGGCGTCGTCTTCGAATTTATGCCGTAG